The proteins below come from a single Sphingobacteriales bacterium genomic window:
- a CDS encoding phosphoribosylformylglycinamidine synthase, protein LLFANPKGKNPVDLDLAYLFGKPPKTVLEDITIESEYQAVSYHPEKLFDYIAQVLQIESVACKDWLTNKVDRSVTGKVVIQQCTGKLQLPLNDVAVAALDYIGKKGIATSIGHAPVAGLINPEAGSRLSTAEALTNLVWAPLTNGLKGVSLSANWMWPSRIEGENARLYKAVQAVSEFAVALGINIPTGKDSLSMVQKYPDGEKVISPGTVIISAVAEVDHFTKTVTPDLKKVENSSLIYIDFSKSEFSLGGSAFAQINNFIGNDTPDIIDIEYFKKAFDSIQQLIQNGWILAGHDVSSGGLITCMLEMCFSDNETGFTADLTHFAEKDIIRLLFSEKPAVVIQVEKTQEVTEFLGNNGISYLILGTSNSHNALHILSSETDISLDISEYRDIWYRTSYLFDRKQSGEQHALKRFQNYSKQELTFRFPEHFNGKNTDYQINPLRREKSGIKAAIIREKGVNGDREMAFMLYLAGFDVKDVHVTDLMSGREDLSEVNLIVFVGGFSNSDVLGSGKGWAGAFLYNERAKKALENFYKREDTLSLGICNGCQVMVELGLIYPEHSQHPKMRINDSGKFESAFLCVDILDNHSIMLKSLAGSRLGIWVAHGEGKFSLPEHEEKYHIPVKYTYHEYPGLPNGSDYAAAAICSADGRHLAMMPHLERAFYPHQWAYYPPDRKADEITPWIEAFVNAKKWIESR, encoded by the coding sequence GCTACCATCCGGAAAAACTGTTTGACTATATCGCACAGGTATTGCAAATCGAATCTGTTGCCTGTAAAGACTGGCTGACCAACAAAGTGGACAGATCGGTTACAGGAAAAGTTGTCATCCAGCAATGTACCGGAAAATTACAGCTTCCGCTTAATGATGTTGCCGTTGCTGCTCTGGATTATATAGGGAAAAAAGGCATTGCTACCTCTATCGGCCATGCTCCTGTAGCCGGACTCATCAATCCTGAAGCAGGCAGCCGCCTGAGCACTGCAGAGGCTCTTACCAATCTGGTCTGGGCTCCACTCACTAATGGGCTGAAAGGTGTTTCACTGAGTGCCAACTGGATGTGGCCATCGCGGATTGAGGGTGAAAATGCCCGGCTTTACAAAGCTGTTCAGGCTGTCAGTGAATTTGCTGTGGCACTCGGAATCAATATACCAACCGGAAAAGATTCTCTATCTATGGTTCAGAAATACCCTGACGGTGAAAAAGTTATTTCACCCGGAACCGTGATAATCAGTGCAGTGGCTGAAGTTGATCATTTTACCAAAACCGTTACCCCTGATCTAAAGAAGGTTGAAAATTCTTCACTCATCTATATCGATTTTTCAAAATCAGAGTTTTCATTAGGTGGTTCAGCTTTTGCACAAATCAATAACTTTATAGGAAATGACACTCCGGATATTATTGATATTGAATACTTTAAAAAAGCATTTGACAGCATACAGCAGCTCATTCAAAACGGATGGATATTGGCCGGACACGATGTTTCTTCTGGCGGACTTATTACCTGTATGCTTGAAATGTGTTTCTCCGATAATGAAACAGGCTTTACGGCAGACTTAACCCATTTTGCTGAGAAAGACATCATCCGACTGTTATTTTCTGAAAAACCGGCTGTTGTTATTCAGGTTGAAAAGACTCAGGAAGTAACTGAATTTCTGGGAAATAATGGCATCAGCTATTTAATACTTGGTACCTCAAACTCACACAATGCCCTTCATATCCTGTCTTCAGAAACAGACATCAGCCTCGACATAAGTGAATACAGAGACATCTGGTACCGGACCTCCTACCTCTTCGACAGGAAACAATCAGGAGAACAACATGCACTTAAACGCTTTCAGAATTACAGCAAGCAGGAATTAACATTCCGTTTCCCCGAACATTTTAACGGGAAAAATACTGATTATCAGATCAATCCGTTAAGAAGAGAAAAGAGCGGAATAAAAGCTGCCATCATTCGGGAAAAAGGTGTCAATGGCGACCGTGAAATGGCATTCATGCTGTATCTGGCTGGTTTTGATGTTAAAGATGTACATGTTACTGATCTGATGTCAGGCAGAGAAGATCTCAGTGAAGTAAATCTGATCGTGTTTGTAGGTGGCTTTTCCAACTCAGATGTACTTGGCTCCGGAAAAGGCTGGGCAGGTGCATTCTTATACAATGAAAGGGCAAAAAAGGCACTTGAAAACTTCTACAAAAGAGAGGATACCCTTAGCCTCGGCATCTGCAATGGCTGCCAGGTGATGGTGGAACTTGGGTTAATCTATCCCGAACATAGTCAACATCCTAAAATGCGCATCAACGATTCCGGTAAATTTGAATCTGCCTTTCTGTGTGTTGATATACTTGATAATCATTCTATTATGTTAAAGTCACTAGCAGGGTCACGATTGGGGATATGGGTGGCTCATGGGGAAGGGAAATTCAGCTTGCCTGAACATGAAGAGAAATATCATATTCCTGTTAAATATACCTATCACGAATATCCAGGACTACCAAACGGCTCTGATTATGCAGCAGCAGCCATCTGCTCTGCAGACGGACGCCATCTGGCTATGATGCCTCACCTTGAAAGAGCTTTTTATCCACATCAATGGGCTTACTACCCACCTGACAGAAAAGCGGATGAAATCACTCCATGGATAGAAGCTTTCGTCAATGCAAAAAAATGGATAGAATCCAGATAG